The DNA region GTACCATTTTTTTCTTTTAAGTAAGCATCTGTATCTTTATCTACCACTATATCTGCATGCAAAACTAAAACTGCTCCAAAGAATAGTGTTATTGGTAATACTTTCGATTTCGTTAACATAATATATCCTCCTAATTTTTATTTCTTTATAAATTTTATATTATATTTATATCTCGTTTTTCAAAAAATGCAAGTATTTTTTTAAATATTTTTTTAATTGTTAAATTTCTTAATATTTGTTCATTTTTATATCTAAAAATTTTTTAAATCACGGAAATTGATATTTTGTTTTGCATAATGCTATACTTATGTTTAGAAATTACGAAATACTTTTGTATATTATTAATATTAGCTTATCTCCTATTTTTAAATTTAATAAACCCCCCTATCATTTTTTTTAATATAATTTCTTTATTTTATAGTTATAATATAATCATAAACTACAAAAAAGGAGTTATTACTAACCCCCTTCTTAAATTTCTATAAATTTAAATATCTATTAAAATGTTTTTGCTACTTCAAGTCCTATTATACCCTTAGAACCAATGGCAATATATGCTCCCACTTTAAGTCCATTTTCAAATTTTTTACCTATATGAGTTTTAATATTCATAGGTATAGGAATCCCAATTTTTAAATTTCTATTTGGTACTTTATTAAAAGTAATTCCTAGTGGAATAGAAAATTCATTCCCTATATACATTCCATTTCTTTTAATATACACATCATATCTCACACCCATATTTACTTGTAAAAAAGTATTAAACCCACTAACTGAATCTTCATTTTTTAAATTTGTATTGTATGATGTATGTAAACCAAAAACTGGTCCTATTCCAACATTTGCATTTTCAGACTCAAATATCCATTCTGGTTGTATATCTGCTCCTAATGCAACTCCTACTACTACACCTTCTCTTATATCAACGCTAAAATTTCCACCAAGATTACCAATAACGTTAATATTATTCGGTTTTTGGGCATATGGATGAAAGTGATAATGTTAATGTTAACATTATTGTTGTTAAAAAATTTTTCATGTATTCCACATCCTCTCAGCAATCAGTATACTTCTTTTATTAAAAAATAGCAATGCTTTAAGATTAATATTTGTTTAAATAAAATTTTCACCTTATAAATTGGTCAATAAAAAATTTATTTTTATAACTTGTCAATTACGACTTATACTTACAAAATAATTTTGTAGAATTTCACATATTACATTACTATTGAAAAAAATTTTCAAAAGTGTTAGTATATGTATATATGTAAATAAAGAAAAAACAAGGAGATACAATGAAAAAGATTGCAATTTTAACAAGTGGTGGAGATTCACAAGGAATGAATACCGCTATTAGAACAGTAGCAAAAGCAGCAATGAGTAAAGGTTGGGAAGTTTATGGAGTAAAAAGAGGATATAAAGGTTTAGTCGATAATGACATGAAACTTTTAACACCCTTAGATATAGCAGGTTTAACTAATAAAGGTGGAACAAAACTATTATCAGCAAGATTACCAGAATTCAAAAATCCTGAAGTTAGAGCAATAGCTGCTGAAAATTTAAGAAAAAGAGGAATAGATTCTCTTGTAGTTATAGGTGGAGATGGTTCATACCATGGTGCACATTATTTATACGAGGAACAAGGAATTAAAACTGTTGGTATTCCTGGTACTATAGATAATGATATAGCAGGAACTGATTATACAATAGGTTATGATACTGCATTAAATATAGTTATAGATTTTATATCAAAAATACAAGATACTGCAAAATCACACGAAAGAACTGTATTAGTTGAAGTTATGGGGAGAAACTGTGGAGATATCGCCTTATATGGTGGTATAGCAGCAGCAGCAAATGGAATACTAATACCTGAGGTTGAATGGAAAATAGAAGACTTAGAAAACATTATAAAAGAGAGAAGAAAAAAAGGGAAAAATTATGATGTCATAGTTGTATCGGAAGGCGTAGGTAATACAGAAGATATAGCCAAAGAACTATCTAAAAGAATGCCTGAATTAGATGTTAAAACTGTTGTTTTAGGACATGTTCAAAGAGGTGGTTCACCAACTGCATCAGATAGATTAATTGCAACTAAATTAGGAATTGCAGCAGTAGACATATTAGAAAAAGATGAAGTTGCTGGTGTTATGGTAGGCTTACAAAAAACAGACATAGTTATAAATAAATTATCTTACGCATGGGAAAATTATAGCAAAAAAAATCAAGAATATTACGATATAGCAATGATGTTATCAATATAGGAGGAAATTATGAAAAAAATTAAAATGACAAAAATCGTATGTACAATAGGTCCAAAAAGTGAAAAACCTGAGGTATTAAAAGAATTAGTGTTAAACGGAATGAATGTAATGAGATTAAACTTCTCACATGGAGATTTTGAAGAACATGGTGGAAGAATTAAAACAATAAGAAAAATATCAGAAGAAACTGGTAAATTTGTTGCAATATTATTAGATACAAAAGGACCTGAAATCAGAACAGGTAGTTTTGCAGAAGGAGATATTAAGTACGAATTAAAACAAGATGATAAAATAACATTAACATCTGATTATGAATTTAAAGGAAACAAAGATAAAATTTCTATATCATACCCAAATATGACAAAAGATCTTAAACCAGGAAATACTATTTTATTAGATGATGGATTGATTGGTTTAGAAGTTTTAGAAATTAAAGGTGAAGAAATATTCTGTAGAGTTAAAAACTCAGGAATGTTAGGACAAAAAAAAGGTGTTAATTTACCTGGAGTATCTGTATCATTACCTGCATTAGCTGAAAAAGATATAGAGGATTTAAAATTTGGTTGTAAAGTTGGAGTAGACTATGTAGCGGCTTCATTTATTAGAAAAGTTTCTGACGTTGCAACAGTTAGAAAAGTATTAGATGAAAATGGTGGAGAAAACATTAAAATAATCTCTAAAATAGAAAACCAAGAAGGTATAGATAACTTTGATGAAATCTTAGAATTATCAGATGGTATAATGGTAGCAAGAGGAGATTTAGGAGTAGAAGTTCCTACTGAAAGAGTTCCTTTCTACCAAAAAATGATGATAAAAAAATGTAACAAAGCTGGTAAACCAGTAATAACTGCTACTCAAATGTTAGACTCTATGCAAAAAAATCCTAGACCTACAAGAGCAGAAGCAGGAGACGTTGCAAATGCTATATTAGATGGTACTGATGCTGTTATGTTATCAGGAGAGACAGCAAACGGTAAATATCCAGTAGAAGCTGTTAGAACTATGGCAAATATATCTGCTGAAACTGATAAGTTTGGAGTTAAGAAAAAAATATCTTCAACTGAAGTTGCTGTAGCAAGTATAACAGAAGCAATTAGTAAATCTGCTGTTTATTCTGGTGAATCATTAGATGCAAAATTAATTATTTGTTGGACAAAAACAGGAAGAGCTGCTAAAATGCTAAGAAAGTATAATCCAAAAATGCCAATAATAGCATTAACTGATAATGAACAAACAGGAAGACAATTAGCATTAATAAGAGGAGTTAGATCTGTATTAGCTAAAAACTTAGATAATACTGATGATTTCTT from Oceanivirga salmonicida includes:
- the pfkA gene encoding 6-phosphofructokinase, translated to MKKIAILTSGGDSQGMNTAIRTVAKAAMSKGWEVYGVKRGYKGLVDNDMKLLTPLDIAGLTNKGGTKLLSARLPEFKNPEVRAIAAENLRKRGIDSLVVIGGDGSYHGAHYLYEEQGIKTVGIPGTIDNDIAGTDYTIGYDTALNIVIDFISKIQDTAKSHERTVLVEVMGRNCGDIALYGGIAAAANGILIPEVEWKIEDLENIIKERRKKGKNYDVIVVSEGVGNTEDIAKELSKRMPELDVKTVVLGHVQRGGSPTASDRLIATKLGIAAVDILEKDEVAGVMVGLQKTDIVINKLSYAWENYSKKNQEYYDIAMMLSI
- the pykF gene encoding pyruvate kinase PykF, which gives rise to MKKIKMTKIVCTIGPKSEKPEVLKELVLNGMNVMRLNFSHGDFEEHGGRIKTIRKISEETGKFVAILLDTKGPEIRTGSFAEGDIKYELKQDDKITLTSDYEFKGNKDKISISYPNMTKDLKPGNTILLDDGLIGLEVLEIKGEEIFCRVKNSGMLGQKKGVNLPGVSVSLPALAEKDIEDLKFGCKVGVDYVAASFIRKVSDVATVRKVLDENGGENIKIISKIENQEGIDNFDEILELSDGIMVARGDLGVEVPTERVPFYQKMMIKKCNKAGKPVITATQMLDSMQKNPRPTRAEAGDVANAILDGTDAVMLSGETANGKYPVEAVRTMANISAETDKFGVKKKISSTEVAVASITEAISKSAVYSGESLDAKLIICWTKTGRAAKMLRKYNPKMPIIALTDNEQTGRQLALIRGVRSVLAKNLDNTDDFFKKAIEVASGHIVTTNDEDYTGIKKGDLIVLVTGISETGTTNTLKITRIGE